Genomic segment of Chitinophaga varians:
CCGGCCCCTGGTAAGGAATTGCATATCGTAATTGTGGACAACGGCCGTTCACGGCAACTGGGCAGGGAAGACTTCCGCAACTCCCTGAAATGTATCCGTTGTGGCGCCTGTATGAACACCTGCCCGGTGTACCGCCGCAGCGGCGGCCACAGTTATCATACCGCCGTGGCCGGGCCTATTGGCAGTATCCTGGCGCCCAACCTTGATATGAAGGATTATGCCGATCTGCCTTTCGCGTCTACGCTCTGCGGCTCATGCTCCAACGTATGCCCGGTGAAAATAGATATCCATCAGCAGTTATATAAATGGAGACAGGTGCTGGTGAAGGAAGGTCATACCAGCGCTGCAAAAACCGCCGGTATGAAAATGATGAATGCCGTACTTTCCAAACCCGGGAACTACAAAAAAGCAGGTAAGATGGGCCGTTGGGTGTTACGTGCTTTCCCGGGGATGGTCAACAACCGTTTTAACCCGTGGTATAAACAACGGGAGATGCCCGCGCCGCCTGCACAGTCATTCTCTGAATGGTATGCACAACAGTCATCAACAAAAAAATAAACAGCCGTAAATAATATATTGATATGAGTAGCAGGGAACAGATACTGGCCGCCGTGAAAAAAAATCAACCGGAAGCAACTGCGTTGCCATCATTACAGGGCCTGGCAGGAGAGATGCCTGCCACCCTGGAGGCCTATCGCAAAGTGCTGGAAAGCCTTGGTGGCAGCCTGTTTGAGATTGCTGATACGGCGCAGGTGCCTGCGTTGCTGACGCAACATTACCCGCATCTTGAAAGGGTAGTGTTTGCTGATGATAAACGGGGATGGGCACACGAAGACCCGCACCAGCTGGAAAACGTAGACATGGCCGTGGTGACCGGACAATGGGGCGTGGCTGAAAACGGCGCCATCTGGCTAACGGAAAATGATATAGCCGTAAGGGTTTTACCTTTTATCTGCCAGCATCTTGCTATCATATTACCACGGGAACGCATATTGGCAACCATGCATGATGCGTATGAAAAAATCGGTGCGCCTCAAACCGGTTTCGGTGTATTTATTGCAGGCCCATCCAAAACCGCTGACATAGAGCAATCCCTCGTATTAGGCGCCCATGGTGCAAAAAGCCTGGTCGTGTTTGTTTTAGGTTAAATTCATTTTAACTGTATATTTATTCAAAAAATCACTTACTTTTATAAATGAAAAGATGATCCGACCGCCAAAAATCATCTTTTTTTATAAAGTTGGTATGGTGTTTGTTTCCACTGGCCATCACAAACAACTTTAGTAGTTCTATTTAACCATATAGCGAATATTACTTTAACCATATAGCGAACGAACTTAGTTAACCGGAAAAATTGAAAGACCATGTATCAATTATTTTGTGTGCCAGCGCATGAAGGTATTAGAAACGAGAATGACTGTCTACTGCACAATCAATCATGTGTGAAGCTTTTACGCTTGTCCTGTCCCGATATCAACAAGTACTGTTGAAGTAGCATTTTAATATAGCCTGTAAAGTTAGTCGTCCGGATTACCTGTATGCGAACACAGGAGACGTACTTCCTTGCAGCCGGCGGGTTCATACTTGCCTTTATCTTCTTGTCAGTATCAGATCAATATTGGATTGGTGGAAGCTATCATTTACGCACAGTAAAAAAATTTTAATAGTTTACTTTTTCATAATAGTAAGATATCAAAATTTAGTGTTTACTTTGCATAACTTGAAAAACCGAAAAATGCGAACCAAACCTTACGCTATCTGACCGGAGAGTAAAGCGCTTCTATGAAAACCACCCTCGCGCTACTTACCTGATTGGACGAGCATATATTTCTTAACCGTATCTATTATTGAAACCTATGGTGAACAAATCATCATGGATTACCCCGTCGTGGCTTATTCTGCTGCTTGACCTTGGGTGTTCCGTTATCGCCATCAATCTTGCCTTTCTGCTCAGGCTCAATTTTGATATGGAGGCCCTCACTCCGTATCCGCTTGAAGAAATCTCCTTTATTGTATTAGGTGTGACCCTGATGTTGTCTTTACTGTTACGAACGTATCGTGGCATCGTACGGCATACCAGTATGGCGGATATTGGGAACATCGCCTGCATGAATGTTATTGCCAGCGCCATTTTTGTGACCATCAACTATAGTCATGTGCTGGATGCGGAAGTTAATCTGTTCCCATTGTCAGTAATCCTGATCGGTTTTTTTATATCTTCTTTCCTGCTGTTATCCTATCGCCTGATGGTGAAATGGGTATTTAAGTATTATAAGAACTTTCGGGCTGTCAACAGAACCAGGGCTGCCATCTATCATACAGGTCTCACCAGTATTATGTTGCGTAAGGCTATCAACGACAACCCGGAAGCGGATATACGTATTGTGGCCTTCCTGGCCGATACCAATGCGCATGCAGGTAAATCCATCGAAGGATTGCCGGTATATGCCTCGCGTAAAGGGCAATTATTTAAAATGTTGAGAGAAGGGAAAGTGTCCCTGCTGCTGATACCGGATGATCACCTGGACGCACAACATCTCAATGAACTGGTAGAAGAATGTATCACATTGAATATAAGAGTACAGAAGATCATCTCCGTGAATCAATGGATAGACGGTACACAAAATAAAGGTATACAGTTGAAAGACATCCATATTGAAGATCTGCTGGAAAGATCTGTCATCGATATCAAAAATGAAAAACTGGAAGCAGAGATCCGTGATAAGAGTATCCTGGTAACCGGTGCTGCCGGCTCTATTGGCAGTGAAATCGTCCGTCAGGTGATCCGTTATCAGCCGGCAGTTATTGTGCTCTGCGATAAAGCGGAATCACCGTTGCATGAACTGGAACTGGAAATGGCGGAAATGGGAACCAACATTCCCATCATTCCATTTATCGGGAATGTATGCGACCGGTCCCGTATGCAGCAGCTGTTTGAAATATACGCGCCCGCTATCGTGTATCATGCCGCGGCTTACAAGCATGTGCCCATGATGGAGAAAAACCCTTCTATCGCAGTAATGAATAATGTATTGGGCACTAAGGTCATGGCGGAATTATCGGTGGATTTCGGCGTGGAAAAATTTGTAATGGTATCTACAGACAAAGCGGTGAACCCTACCAATGTGATGGGCGCTTCCAAACGCATCGCAGAAATCTTCACACAATCTTACAACAACAGGATAAACGAACAGTTTAAAAAAACAGGTCCGGTATTTGGCTTGCCGCCTACCCGCTTTATCACTACCCGCTTCGGGAATGTGCTTGGGTCTAACGGTTCGGTGATACCCCGCTTTAAAAAACAACTGGAAAACGGTGGCCCGCTCACAGTTACCCATCCTGAAATTACCC
This window contains:
- a CDS encoding polysaccharide biosynthesis protein, coding for MVNKSSWITPSWLILLLDLGCSVIAINLAFLLRLNFDMEALTPYPLEEISFIVLGVTLMLSLLLRTYRGIVRHTSMADIGNIACMNVIASAIFVTINYSHVLDAEVNLFPLSVILIGFFISSFLLLSYRLMVKWVFKYYKNFRAVNRTRAAIYHTGLTSIMLRKAINDNPEADIRIVAFLADTNAHAGKSIEGLPVYASRKGQLFKMLREGKVSLLLIPDDHLDAQHLNELVEECITLNIRVQKIISVNQWIDGTQNKGIQLKDIHIEDLLERSVIDIKNEKLEAEIRDKSILVTGAAGSIGSEIVRQVIRYQPAVIVLCDKAESPLHELELEMAEMGTNIPIIPFIGNVCDRSRMQQLFEIYAPAIVYHAAAYKHVPMMEKNPSIAVMNNVLGTKVMAELSVDFGVEKFVMVSTDKAVNPTNVMGASKRIAEIFTQSYNNRINEQFKKTGPVFGLPPTRFITTRFGNVLGSNGSVIPRFKKQLENGGPLTVTHPEITRYFMTIPEACQLVLEAGAMGQGGEIFVFDMGKPMKVADLARKMIRMAGKEPGKDIQIVYSGLRPGEKLYEELLNNAENTLPTYHEKILIAKVRSYSFTEVDEKVTQLIASAEKHYLTPTVALMKKLVPEFISKNSAYEELDKDKIKM
- a CDS encoding lactate utilization protein C, translating into MSSREQILAAVKKNQPEATALPSLQGLAGEMPATLEAYRKVLESLGGSLFEIADTAQVPALLTQHYPHLERVVFADDKRGWAHEDPHQLENVDMAVVTGQWGVAENGAIWLTENDIAVRVLPFICQHLAIILPRERILATMHDAYEKIGAPQTGFGVFIAGPSKTADIEQSLVLGAHGAKSLVVFVLG